In Luteitalea sp. TBR-22, one genomic interval encodes:
- a CDS encoding DUF1080 domain-containing protein — protein sequence MHRRTALLSTLALAAVMTVPARAQQAEAGFTPLFDGKTLNGWTLIGGHGDGYMVKDGMIVCAKGGGGKLLTDKEYSDFVLRFEFRLPPEGSNNGLGIRAPKEGDAAYQGIELQILDEKAALAEKWGKLKDSQFHGSVYDVIAAKKGAQKPGGEWNVQEVTARGKRITVVLNGQTILDADLATVTDPAVLKKHPGLLRTSGHIGFLGHNDYVEFRNIRIKELK from the coding sequence ATGCATCGTCGTACCGCCCTGCTGTCCACCCTCGCCCTCGCCGCCGTCATGACCGTGCCGGCGCGCGCCCAACAGGCCGAGGCCGGCTTCACCCCGCTGTTCGACGGCAAGACCCTGAACGGCTGGACGCTCATCGGCGGCCACGGCGACGGCTACATGGTCAAGGACGGGATGATCGTCTGCGCCAAGGGGGGCGGCGGCAAGCTGCTCACCGACAAGGAATACAGCGACTTCGTGCTGCGTTTCGAGTTCCGCCTGCCGCCCGAAGGATCCAACAACGGCCTCGGCATTCGCGCCCCGAAGGAAGGCGACGCTGCGTACCAGGGCATCGAGCTGCAGATCCTCGACGAGAAGGCCGCGCTCGCCGAGAAGTGGGGCAAGCTCAAGGACTCGCAGTTCCACGGCAGCGTGTACGACGTGATCGCCGCGAAGAAGGGCGCACAGAAGCCCGGCGGGGAGTGGAACGTGCAGGAGGTGACGGCCAGGGGCAAGCGCATCACCGTCGTGCTCAACGGCCAGACGATCCTCGACGCCGACCTCGCGACGGTCACCGACCCGGCCGTGCTCAAGAAGCACCCGGGCCTGCTGCGCACCAGCGGCCACATCGGCTTCCTTGGCCACAACGATTACGTCGAGTTCCGCAACATCCGTATCAAGGAACTGAAGTAG